CCTTGTGACCTATAACGACATTCAACGCTACTTTATCCATTAACAAATTTTTTTGAAGAAGAAGGAGAATCGATTTATGAAGCAGTCACAGATGCTGATTCCAACCCAAAAGGAAGCACCGGCAGACGCCGAAGTCTTATCCCACAAGATGATGGTCCGGGCGGGCTACATCTACCAAGTTTCCGCCGGGGTGTGGGCCTACTTGCCGTTGGCCTACCGGGTCATCCGTAAGATTGAACAAATCATCCGCGAGGAAATGGACAAGGCCGGGGCGGTCGAAATGCTCCTGCCGGGACTCTTGCCGGCCGACTTATGGAAGGAATCTGGCCGTTACGAGGCATACGGGGACAACCTGTTTAAGTTAAAGGACCGCCGGGAACGCGACTTCATCCTGGGGCCGACCCACGAAGAAACGGTCACCTCCATCCTGCGTGACGCCATCCACTCCTACAAGAAGCTGCCGCTGGTCGTTTACCAACTACAAGATAAGTACCGCGACGAGGACCGGCCGCGTTACGGGATCTTGCGGGGCAAGGAATTTGAAATGCTCGACGGTTACTCCTTCTCTGCCGATCAAGCCGGCTTAGACCAGGCTTACGATCTGCAAGCTAAGGCCTACCGCAACATCTTTGACCGGATTGGCCTTGATTACAAGGTGATCTTAGCCGATTCCGGGACGATGGGGGGCAAGAACTCCCAAGAATTCTCCGCCCCGGCCGCAATTGGTGAAGACGTGATTGCCTACACGGACGGCGATTACGCCGCCAACCTGGAAAAGGCAACCACCAAGTTCACCCCGACGAAGCAAATCGGTGAAGAGGCCGAATTGACCAAGAAGGCGACCCCGGGCGCCCACACGGTTGACGAAGCCGCCGAAAGCCTGGGCCTGGAAGCCAGCCAAATCTTAAAGAGCATGGTCTTCTTAGCCAAGTTTGAAGGCGAAGAGCTTAAGCCGGTGATGGTTCTGATGCGGGGCAACGACGAGGTTAACGAAACCAAGGTCGCTTCTTACCTGGGCTGCGAAGAATTGTTGATGGCCTCCGAAGAAGACACCGAAAAGTACCTAGGCGCACACCCGGGCTCCTTGGGACCGATCGGGGTCAAAGAAGACGTCACCATCCTGGCTGACCAACACCTGCAGGGGATGATTAACATGGCCCTGGGTGCTAATGACGATGGTTACCACTACATCAACGCCAACTTCAACCGCGACTTTAAGGTGGATCAGTTTGGCGACTTCCGGACCGTTCAAGAAGGTGAAACGGCGCCGGACGGTTTACCAATCAAGTTCACCAACGGGATCGAAATTGGTCACATCTTCAAGCTGGGGACCCACTACTCCGAGGTCTTCGGGGCGACGGTGCTGGACCAAAATGGCCGCGACGTGCCGATGATCATGGGTTGCTACGGGATCGGGGTTTCCCGCCTGCTGTCCGCCATTTCCGAACAAAACGCCGACGAAAACGGGCTGGTGTGGCCGCAAGCCGTGGCACCGTTTGACATCCACGTGATTCCAGTTAACGCCAAGAAGGAAGACCAGATGGCCATGGCCGAAGAAATTACGGCCAACCTAGAAGAGGCCGGCTACGAAGTCCTCGTTGACGACCGCAAGGAACGGGCCGGGGTCAAGTTTGCCGACGCCGACTTGATCGGGGTGCCGATCCGGGTCACGGTCGGTAAGAAGGCCGGCGAAGGGATCGTGGAAATCAAGATCCGCAAGACCGGTGAAACCTTGGAAGTGCACAAGGAAGAATTGGCCACCAACATCGCCATCTTGCTTAAGCAAACGGCTGAATAACAAGCGAAAGTGGTTCGGGGATTTCACCGGCCACTTTTGTTTTTTCTTGCATTCACCCAGTAAGATGTTAGAATTTAGTTTGCGAACAAACGTTTGAAAGAGTGCGCCCTGACGGCGTGTTAGAAAGAGGAGGGATTTTGTGGCCCTAAGCAAACAGGAACAGTTTGAAAAGTTACTGGAGCAAATTGACTATGCCGACTCCCACTTAACGGGCGGGGCGATTGACCAAGTGGTGGTTCACCAGCAGTCACGGGTGTGGGAGTTGCACCTTCACTTAAGGGAGGTCTTGCCGCTAGCCGTCTTCACCCAGCTGGAACAAAAAACGGCGGTTTCCTTTCACCAACTGGCCAAGGCCCAGGTCCGCTTTGAGATCACGACCGACCAAGGGGAGCTGGTCCCAAACTTGATTAGCGACTACTGGCCTTACGTGGTCCGGATGGTGGCCGGCAATTCGCCGATGGCCCAGGAAATCTGCTTAAAGACCTCGCCGGAGCTCGACGACGGGCGGGTGAGCCTGCTGATGGAAAACGAGGCCGTCGAACAGATCTTTGCCACCAAGCTCCTAGGCAAGATCGAGGAGGGCTACCAGCAGGTGGGCTTTCCGGCCTTTCATATCCACACCCTGGTCGACCAGAGTGCGTCCCAAGCCAAGATTGAGGAATTAAAGGCCAAGCAACAAAAGGCCGACGAGGAGCTGGTTAAACAGGCCCGCACCCAGATCGAACAAGCCAAGCAAAAGAAACAGGCGACCGCCAGTGCGGCCCCCGACGGCCCAATTGTGATCGGCAGAAAGCTCGGGCCGAACGATCAGGTGACCCGGATGGCCACGATCACCGAAGAGGAGAGCCAGGTGGTCGTCGAAGGGTACGTCTTTGCCAAGGAGATCAAGGAACTGCGCTCGGAGCGCCAGATCCTGATCCTAGAGATTACCGATTACACCTCCTCGTTTTCGGTTAAGATGTTCTCCGACCGGCGGGGGACCAATAAGCCGCTCTTTGCCGCCCTGGAAAAGGGGATGTGGGTCAAGGTCCGCGGTTCGGTGCAAGAAGACACCTACATGCGCGACCTGGTGATTAACGCCCGCGACATTAACGAGGTCTCCCACCAGGAACGCCAGGACACGGCGCCGGCCGACCAAAAGCGGATTGAGTTACACCTCCACACCACCATGTCGACGATGGACGCCACCAACACGATCGGCGAATACGTTAAGCAGGCGATTAAGTGGGGCCAACCGGCGATCGCCATTACCGATCACGCCGGCTTACAGGGCTTCCCGGAGGCCTTTAGCTCCTCGTACGACGGGAAAAAGGACGAAAGCAAGATTAAGATGCTCTACGGCGTCGAGGCCAACGTGGTTGATGACGGGGTGCCGCTGGTTTATAACGAAAACCACCTGCCGCTCAAGGGCCAGCCCTACGTGATCTTCGACATTGAAACGACCGGG
The nucleotide sequence above comes from Limosilactobacillus fermentum. Encoded proteins:
- a CDS encoding proline--tRNA ligase; the encoded protein is MKQSQMLIPTQKEAPADAEVLSHKMMVRAGYIYQVSAGVWAYLPLAYRVIRKIEQIIREEMDKAGAVEMLLPGLLPADLWKESGRYEAYGDNLFKLKDRRERDFILGPTHEETVTSILRDAIHSYKKLPLVVYQLQDKYRDEDRPRYGILRGKEFEMLDGYSFSADQAGLDQAYDLQAKAYRNIFDRIGLDYKVILADSGTMGGKNSQEFSAPAAIGEDVIAYTDGDYAANLEKATTKFTPTKQIGEEAELTKKATPGAHTVDEAAESLGLEASQILKSMVFLAKFEGEELKPVMVLMRGNDEVNETKVASYLGCEELLMASEEDTEKYLGAHPGSLGPIGVKEDVTILADQHLQGMINMALGANDDGYHYINANFNRDFKVDQFGDFRTVQEGETAPDGLPIKFTNGIEIGHIFKLGTHYSEVFGATVLDQNGRDVPMIMGCYGIGVSRLLSAISEQNADENGLVWPQAVAPFDIHVIPVNAKKEDQMAMAEEITANLEEAGYEVLVDDRKERAGVKFADADLIGVPIRVTVGKKAGEGIVEIKIRKTGETLEVHKEELATNIAILLKQTAE